A single genomic interval of Halorubrum aethiopicum harbors:
- a CDS encoding redoxin domain-containing protein yields the protein MPDFDVVELPEADHVTAGETAPEFTRPLVGEEFWEDRSLSAVVDGPTLLVFHPMDGAFQTTYVYNEIDDRGWADALSVYGVSISSPYEHKDLLAERGDGVRVFSDPSADVIEAYGVAHDIDGMAGITETRPAVFLLDDDRVVRYAWVGSEHPSFPDYDAVEAAIDDLRD from the coding sequence ATGCCCGACTTCGACGTCGTCGAGCTCCCCGAGGCGGACCACGTGACGGCCGGCGAGACCGCCCCCGAGTTCACCCGGCCGCTCGTCGGCGAGGAGTTCTGGGAGGACCGCTCGCTGTCGGCGGTCGTCGACGGGCCGACGCTGCTCGTCTTCCACCCGATGGACGGCGCGTTCCAGACGACGTACGTCTACAACGAGATCGACGACCGCGGGTGGGCCGACGCGCTCTCCGTGTACGGCGTCTCGATCTCCTCGCCGTACGAGCACAAGGACCTGCTCGCCGAGCGCGGCGACGGGGTTCGAGTCTTCTCGGACCCGAGCGCGGACGTGATCGAGGCGTACGGCGTCGCCCACGACATCGACGGGATGGCGGGGATCACGGAGACGCGCCCGGCGGTCTTCCTGCTCGACGACGACCGCGTCGTCCGATACGCCTGGGTCGGGAGCGAACACCCCTCCTTCCCCGACTACGACGCGGTCGAGGCGGCGATCGACGACCTCCGCGACTGA
- a CDS encoding universal stress protein, giving the protein MSADIDPDASRHGAEPTVRTPDGTGIDAADHDRDADERGSRPDPADEPDADADPTAGPAAVGLFERVLVVTDGTDVGEAAVEAGIDLAAAHGATVDALYVVDTTEAWDMVVERREREGEAAVEAAEARGRERGVDVEKRFRYGTAHEEVLDFADAHGVDLIVLGSARRTGLDRLVHPEPLPTRVQRGSSVPTLVVGVDDER; this is encoded by the coding sequence ATGTCAGCAGACATCGACCCCGACGCGAGCCGCCACGGAGCAGAGCCGACCGTTCGGACCCCGGACGGGACGGGGATCGACGCGGCCGACCACGACCGCGACGCCGACGAGCGCGGGAGCCGCCCGGACCCCGCCGACGAGCCGGACGCCGACGCGGATCCGACCGCGGGGCCGGCCGCCGTCGGCCTCTTCGAGCGAGTGCTGGTCGTCACGGACGGCACCGACGTCGGCGAGGCGGCCGTCGAGGCGGGGATCGACCTCGCGGCCGCACACGGCGCGACCGTGGACGCGCTGTACGTCGTCGACACGACCGAGGCGTGGGACATGGTGGTCGAGCGCCGCGAGCGCGAGGGCGAGGCCGCCGTGGAGGCAGCCGAGGCCCGCGGTCGCGAACGCGGCGTCGACGTCGAGAAGCGGTTCCGCTACGGCACCGCCCACGAGGAGGTGCTCGACTTCGCCGACGCTCACGGGGTGGATCTCATCGTGCTCGGCTCGGCCCGCCGGACCGGGCTCGACCGGCTCGTTCACCCCGAACCGCTCCCGACGCGGGTTCAACGCGGCAGCTCGGTCCCCACGCTGGTGGTCGGCGTCGACGACGAACGCTGA
- a CDS encoding MarR family transcriptional regulator: MAGTQTEGLDDLPPSAKLVFKVLEYNGPLTQKGIVQESMLSARTVRYALERLEGIDVVDEDVYFADARQNLYKLTEPAQEFTSEERDASCTAD; this comes from the coding sequence ATGGCTGGAACCCAAACGGAGGGTCTCGACGACCTCCCGCCGAGCGCCAAACTCGTCTTCAAGGTGCTCGAATACAACGGACCGCTGACACAGAAAGGGATCGTTCAGGAGTCGATGCTGTCGGCCCGGACCGTGCGCTACGCGCTCGAACGGCTCGAAGGGATCGACGTCGTCGACGAGGACGTCTACTTCGCGGACGCCCGACAGAACCTCTACAAGCTCACCGAGCCCGCCCAGGAGTTCACGAGCGAGGAGCGGGATGCCTCCTGTACGGCCGATTAA
- a CDS encoding ribosome biogenesis/translation initiation ATPase RLI: MADDSIAVVDLDRCQPDRCNYECANYCPPNRTGKECITERGEDAEEGDPDQIRISEEICLGETCGICVEKCPFDAIEIINLPSELEEDPVHRYGENAFALYGLPTPEPGKVTGILGPNGIGKSTAVHALAGERVPNLGDHETEPDWERVLDRFRGTGLQNYLAALEADDVTVSRKPQYVDQIPKQFDGNTRDLLERTDERGVLDDLIDRLNIRPVMDQDIDSISGGELQRVAIAACLARDADFYFLDEITPYLDIGQRMVAARLIQELANDPGSERSMLVVEHDLAILDLLADTLHVAYGEPGAYGVITDPKSVRNGINEYLKGYLENENMRIRPSAITFEEHAPRVSSKGTPLVEYPDLEKSYGEGEFELHVEGGTINEGEVLGIVGPNGIGKSTLAKLFAGSLEPDVGELEFELDIAYKPQYIEIDQPMRVDAFLSSITDEFGSSYWNTEVAGPLQLDRIMEQDLVDLSGGERQRVAIAACLSEDADLYLLDEPSAHLDVEQRVRATTAIRRYAENHDATVLVIDHDIYMIDLLADRLMVFDGEPAERGRATRPQEMREGMNEFLADLDITFRRDERTGRPRINKPDSQKDRQQKRDGEYYYAP; the protein is encoded by the coding sequence ATGGCCGACGACAGCATCGCGGTCGTGGACCTGGATCGGTGCCAGCCCGACCGATGTAACTACGAGTGTGCGAACTACTGCCCGCCGAACCGGACGGGAAAGGAGTGTATCACCGAGCGCGGCGAGGACGCCGAGGAGGGCGACCCCGACCAGATCCGGATCTCCGAGGAGATCTGTCTCGGCGAGACCTGCGGCATCTGCGTCGAGAAGTGCCCCTTCGACGCGATAGAGATCATCAACCTCCCCTCCGAGCTCGAGGAGGACCCCGTCCACCGGTACGGCGAGAACGCGTTCGCGCTGTACGGGCTCCCGACCCCCGAGCCCGGAAAGGTCACCGGCATCCTGGGCCCCAACGGGATCGGGAAGTCGACGGCGGTCCACGCGCTCGCGGGCGAGCGGGTCCCGAACCTCGGCGACCACGAGACGGAGCCCGACTGGGAGCGCGTCCTCGACCGCTTCCGCGGGACGGGCCTCCAGAACTACCTCGCCGCGCTGGAGGCCGACGACGTGACGGTCTCGCGCAAGCCCCAGTACGTCGACCAGATCCCCAAGCAGTTCGACGGCAACACCCGTGACCTCCTCGAGCGCACCGACGAGCGCGGCGTGCTCGACGACCTCATCGACCGGCTCAACATCCGCCCGGTGATGGACCAGGACATCGACTCGATCTCCGGCGGCGAGCTCCAACGCGTCGCGATCGCGGCGTGTCTGGCGCGCGACGCCGACTTCTACTTCCTCGACGAGATCACGCCGTACCTCGACATCGGCCAGCGGATGGTCGCGGCGCGGCTGATCCAGGAGCTGGCGAACGACCCCGGATCCGAGCGGTCGATGCTCGTGGTCGAACACGACCTGGCGATCCTCGATCTGCTCGCCGACACCCTCCACGTCGCGTACGGGGAGCCGGGTGCGTACGGGGTCATCACGGACCCCAAGTCGGTCCGCAACGGGATCAACGAGTATCTCAAGGGATACCTCGAGAACGAGAACATGCGGATCCGCCCCTCCGCGATCACCTTCGAGGAACACGCCCCGCGCGTCTCCTCGAAGGGGACGCCGCTCGTGGAGTACCCGGACCTCGAGAAGTCCTACGGCGAGGGCGAGTTCGAACTCCACGTCGAGGGCGGAACGATCAACGAAGGGGAAGTGCTCGGGATCGTCGGTCCCAACGGGATCGGGAAGTCGACGCTCGCGAAGCTGTTCGCGGGCTCTCTGGAACCCGATGTCGGAGAGCTCGAGTTCGAACTCGACATCGCGTACAAGCCGCAGTACATCGAGATCGACCAGCCGATGCGGGTCGACGCGTTCCTCTCCTCGATCACCGACGAGTTCGGCAGCTCCTACTGGAACACGGAGGTCGCGGGACCGCTCCAGCTCGACCGGATCATGGAACAGGACCTCGTCGACCTCTCGGGCGGCGAGCGCCAGCGCGTCGCCATCGCGGCGTGTCTCTCGGAGGACGCCGACCTCTACCTGCTCGACGAGCCCTCCGCGCACCTCGACGTCGAACAGCGGGTGCGCGCGACCACCGCGATCCGCCGGTACGCGGAGAACCACGACGCGACCGTGCTGGTGATCGACCACGACATCTACATGATCGACCTGCTCGCGGACCGCCTCATGGTGTTCGACGGCGAGCCCGCCGAGCGCGGTCGCGCGACCCGCCCGCAGGAGATGCGCGAGGGGATGAACGAGTTCCTCGCCGACCTCGACATCACGTTCCGACGCGACGAGCGGACCGGCCGCCCGCGGATCAACAAGCCGGACTCACAGAAGGACCGGCAACAGAAGCGCGACGGCGAGTACTACTACGCGCCCTAG
- a CDS encoding hemolysin family protein, with translation MGLSSSVLTVGPLQLPVMGDTTVALLGALTILVLIALSAFFSSSEIALFSLPQHRIDSLVEDGIPGAETVQALKSDPHRLLITILVGNNMVNVAMSSISTGLLVYLGFGQGQAVTIATFGITALVLLFGESAPKSYAVENTESWSLRIARPLKLSEYVLFPLVVLFDYLTRVVNKVTGGRSAIETSYVTRDEIQDIIETGEREGVIEEEEREMLDRIFRFNNTIAKEVMTPRLDVTAVAKESSVEEAIETCIHADHERVPVFEGNLDNIVGVVTVRDLVRELRYSEGEPSLARVVKPTLHVPESKNADELLAEMQENRLQMVTVIDEFGTTEGIITLEDMAEEIVGEILEGDEDAPVEFLDDNVALVRGEVNIDEVNEILGIDLPEGEEFETLAGFVFNRAGRLVEEGEQIEFDGVRIRIERVDNTRIMKARVTVLEETDEPSTADSDELQADEAD, from the coding sequence ATGGGCTTATCGTCAAGCGTGCTGACAGTCGGCCCGCTCCAGCTACCGGTGATGGGAGACACCACTGTGGCTCTCCTCGGCGCGCTCACGATCCTCGTGTTGATCGCGCTGTCGGCGTTCTTCTCCTCCTCGGAGATCGCGCTGTTCTCGCTCCCGCAACACCGGATCGACAGCCTGGTCGAGGACGGCATCCCCGGAGCGGAGACGGTACAGGCGCTGAAAAGCGACCCACACCGCCTGCTCATCACCATCCTCGTCGGGAACAACATGGTCAACGTCGCGATGTCGTCCATCTCGACGGGACTGCTCGTCTATCTCGGGTTCGGCCAGGGACAGGCCGTCACCATCGCCACGTTCGGGATCACGGCGCTCGTCCTCCTGTTCGGCGAGAGCGCACCGAAGTCGTACGCCGTCGAGAACACCGAGTCGTGGTCGCTCCGGATCGCCCGTCCGCTGAAGCTCTCGGAGTACGTCCTCTTCCCGCTCGTCGTCCTCTTCGACTACCTGACGCGCGTCGTCAACAAGGTCACCGGCGGCCGGTCGGCGATCGAGACCTCCTACGTCACCCGCGACGAGATCCAGGACATCATCGAGACGGGCGAGCGCGAGGGCGTCATCGAGGAGGAGGAACGCGAGATGCTCGACCGCATCTTCCGGTTCAACAACACCATCGCCAAGGAGGTGATGACGCCCAGACTCGACGTCACGGCGGTCGCGAAGGAGTCCAGCGTCGAGGAGGCGATCGAGACGTGTATCCACGCCGACCACGAGCGCGTTCCCGTCTTCGAGGGGAACCTCGACAACATCGTCGGCGTCGTCACGGTCCGCGACCTGGTCCGCGAGCTGCGCTACTCCGAGGGGGAGCCGTCGCTCGCGCGCGTCGTGAAGCCCACGCTTCACGTCCCCGAGTCGAAGAACGCCGACGAGCTGCTCGCGGAGATGCAGGAGAACCGCCTCCAGATGGTGACCGTCATCGACGAGTTCGGGACGACGGAGGGGATCATCACCTTGGAGGACATGGCCGAGGAGATCGTCGGCGAGATCCTGGAGGGCGACGAGGACGCCCCCGTCGAGTTCCTCGACGACAACGTCGCGCTCGTTCGGGGCGAGGTCAACATCGACGAGGTCAACGAGATCCTCGGCATCGACCTCCCCGAGGGCGAGGAGTTCGAGACGCTGGCGGGATTCGTGTTCAACCGCGCGGGCCGGCTCGTCGAGGAGGGCGAACAGATCGAGTTCGACGGCGTCCGGATCCGAATCGAACGCGTCGACAACACGCGGATCATGAAGGCCCGAGTCACGGTCCTCGAGGAGACGGACGAGCCGTCGACCGCCGACTCGGACGAGCTACAGGCCGACGAGGCGGACTGA
- a CDS encoding queuosine precursor transporter gives MSSRSADTGPERLLAVDPFSRPAVAAVGLVALFVTALATAQVTAAKVLALSLPVALPVVGPRILLPGAALAYAITFFASDCLAELYGRRTAQVVVNVGFAMNFVVLALVWSTLAAPGVDPEVAAAFGTALGPTTNVVAGSLLAYVVSQNVDVVLFHAIRDRTGSANLWLRNLASTATSQAIDTVIFVSVAFLVAPTLLGVGNALPLAAVGALIVGQYLLKLLIAVLDTPFVYLVVGAVRE, from the coding sequence ATGAGTAGCCGCTCCGCCGACACCGGACCCGAGCGCCTCCTCGCGGTCGATCCCTTCTCCCGGCCGGCGGTGGCGGCGGTGGGGCTCGTCGCGCTGTTCGTCACCGCGCTCGCGACCGCGCAGGTCACCGCCGCGAAGGTGCTCGCCCTGTCGCTCCCGGTCGCGCTGCCCGTGGTCGGCCCGCGGATACTGCTCCCCGGCGCGGCGCTGGCGTACGCGATCACCTTCTTCGCGTCCGACTGCCTGGCCGAGCTGTACGGCCGCCGGACCGCTCAGGTCGTCGTGAACGTCGGGTTCGCGATGAACTTCGTCGTGCTCGCGTTGGTGTGGTCGACGCTGGCCGCGCCGGGCGTCGACCCCGAGGTCGCCGCCGCCTTCGGGACCGCGCTCGGCCCGACGACCAACGTCGTCGCCGGCAGCCTGCTGGCGTACGTCGTCAGCCAGAACGTCGACGTCGTGCTCTTTCACGCGATCCGCGACCGGACCGGATCGGCCAACCTCTGGCTCCGCAACCTCGCGTCGACGGCGACGAGCCAGGCGATAGACACGGTCATCTTCGTGTCGGTCGCGTTCCTCGTCGCGCCGACGCTCCTCGGGGTCGGGAACGCGCTGCCGCTCGCCGCGGTCGGCGCGCTGATCGTCGGCCAGTACCTCCTCAAACTGCTGATCGCCGTGCTCGACACCCCGTTCGTCTACCTCGTCGTCGGCGCGGTCCGGGAGTAG
- a CDS encoding WD40/YVTN/BNR-like repeat-containing protein: protein MNAYAAYADGLRVVDPDTGRVETRLDGRRVECVTVHREARERVFAGTFDDGLHRSLDAGESFERIAGDAVGPEGTGPDAVTALATSPHDPETAWIGTEPSRLYRTADGGGSVEPVTGMTDVPSASEWSFPPRPDTHHVRWIEACPDDPERWYVGIEAGALLVTADGGATWTDRPPGSRRDTHTIATHPDAPDRVYVAAGDGYAESDDRGRSFEVVADGLDHGYVWGLAVDPGDPDRVLVSAAAGANAAHRRGEAYLYRRERGGGNGEAGDGAGRNPNATAWERLDDRGIPTGEGTYRAVLASGAVTGELWALTNHGLYRTVDGGDRFDRVPADLPEAVPRALAVA from the coding sequence ATGAACGCGTACGCGGCCTACGCCGACGGGCTCCGCGTCGTCGATCCCGACACGGGACGCGTCGAGACCCGCCTCGACGGACGACGGGTCGAGTGCGTGACGGTCCACCGGGAGGCTCGAGAGCGCGTGTTCGCGGGGACGTTCGACGACGGTCTCCACCGCTCTCTCGACGCGGGCGAGTCGTTCGAACGGATCGCCGGAGACGCGGTCGGTCCCGAGGGCACCGGCCCGGACGCGGTCACCGCCCTCGCGACGAGCCCGCACGACCCGGAAACGGCGTGGATCGGGACCGAGCCCTCGCGGCTCTACCGGACCGCGGACGGCGGCGGATCGGTCGAGCCGGTCACGGGGATGACCGACGTCCCCTCCGCGTCGGAGTGGTCGTTCCCGCCCCGCCCGGACACCCACCACGTCCGGTGGATCGAGGCCTGTCCCGACGACCCCGAGCGGTGGTACGTCGGGATCGAGGCCGGGGCGCTGCTCGTCACGGCGGACGGCGGCGCGACGTGGACCGACCGTCCGCCGGGATCGCGCCGGGACACCCACACGATCGCGACCCATCCGGACGCCCCGGACCGGGTGTACGTCGCCGCGGGCGACGGCTACGCCGAGAGCGACGACCGCGGACGGTCCTTCGAGGTCGTCGCCGACGGGCTCGATCACGGCTACGTGTGGGGGCTCGCCGTCGACCCCGGCGACCCCGACCGCGTCCTCGTCAGCGCCGCCGCCGGCGCGAATGCCGCCCACCGACGCGGGGAGGCCTATCTGTATCGACGGGAGAGAGGAGGCGGCAACGGAGAGGCCGGCGACGGAGCGGGCCGGAACCCGAACGCGACGGCCTGGGAACGGCTCGACGACCGGGGGATCCCGACCGGCGAGGGGACCTACCGGGCCGTCCTGGCGTCGGGAGCGGTGACCGGCGAACTCTGGGCGCTCACGAACCACGGGCTCTATCGAACCGTCGACGGCGGCGACCGGTTCGATCGGGTCCCGGCCGACCTCCCGGAGGCAGTCCCGCGGGCGCTCGCGGTCGCGTGA
- a CDS encoding DUF7536 family protein: MSDDTTDKPPMLVLLESLAFYRNVRVGLAVGASLAVLLYLTRALELLGPLVEVREYPVVGPDVWFGLLAFVFAATSALLVAIALTAFEAVRGARSVGREGRR; this comes from the coding sequence GTGAGCGACGACACGACGGACAAGCCCCCGATGCTCGTCCTCCTCGAGTCTCTGGCGTTCTACCGGAACGTCCGCGTCGGACTCGCGGTCGGGGCGTCGCTGGCGGTCCTTTTGTACCTCACGCGCGCGCTGGAACTCCTCGGTCCGCTGGTGGAGGTCCGCGAGTACCCGGTGGTCGGGCCCGACGTCTGGTTCGGTCTCCTGGCGTTCGTGTTCGCGGCCACGTCGGCACTTCTGGTCGCGATAGCGCTCACGGCGTTCGAGGCGGTTCGGGGTGCCAGATCGGTCGGGAGGGAGGGGCGGCGTTAA
- a CDS encoding 50S ribosomal protein L15e yields MARSFYSHIKDAWRSPKEGKLAELQWQRKQEWRDQGAIERIDRPTRLDKARELGYKAKQGVIVARVSVRKGGSRKQRHKAGRRSKRQGVNRLSRRKSIQRIAEERASRKYRNLRVLNSYWVGEDGSQKWHEVILVDPAHPAIENDEELNWICSDDHKGRAFRGLTSAGTKGRGQRKRGKGTEKTRPSVTGNDRQGK; encoded by the coding sequence ATGGCACGAAGCTTCTACTCGCACATCAAGGACGCATGGCGGTCCCCGAAGGAGGGGAAACTCGCGGAACTCCAGTGGCAGCGCAAACAGGAGTGGCGCGACCAGGGCGCGATCGAGCGGATCGACCGCCCCACCCGACTCGACAAGGCCCGCGAGCTGGGCTACAAGGCGAAACAGGGCGTGATCGTCGCCCGCGTGAGCGTCCGCAAGGGCGGCTCGCGCAAGCAGCGACACAAGGCCGGCCGCCGCTCGAAGCGGCAGGGCGTCAACCGGCTCTCGCGGCGCAAGTCGATCCAGCGCATCGCCGAGGAGCGTGCCTCGCGGAAGTACCGCAACCTGCGCGTGCTCAACTCCTACTGGGTCGGCGAGGACGGCTCCCAGAAGTGGCACGAGGTGATCCTGGTCGATCCGGCTCACCCGGCGATCGAGAACGACGAGGAGCTCAACTGGATCTGCTCGGACGACCACAAGGGCCGCGCGTTCCGCGGGCTCACCTCCGCCGGCACCAAGGGCCGCGGTCAGCGCAAACGCGGCAAGGGAACCGAGAAGACCCGCCCGTCGGTCACCGGCAACGACCGGCAGGGCAAGTAA
- a CDS encoding L-threonylcarbamoyladenylate synthase, translating into MTDDADTGAEDRRLDADGSPDVDRESLRRAADAVAAGELVVYPTETVYGLGANALDPNAVERVFETKGRDRDDPLSLGVASVDAALGHTRPTALATAFLRAFLPGPVTVVVERDPAVPDALTGGRDRVGVRVPDHPIARALLEETGPLTATSANVSGSGSVTRVADLDERVRDRAAAVIDGGETSGAESTVVDPERGEVHRRGAMAGAVEAWLADPPV; encoded by the coding sequence GTGACCGACGACGCCGACACGGGTGCCGAGGACCGACGACTCGACGCCGACGGATCCCCCGACGTGGACCGCGAGTCCCTCCGCCGGGCCGCCGACGCGGTCGCGGCCGGCGAGCTCGTCGTCTACCCGACGGAGACGGTGTACGGGCTGGGCGCGAACGCCCTCGACCCGAACGCGGTCGAGCGAGTCTTCGAGACGAAGGGACGCGACCGCGACGACCCGCTCTCGCTCGGCGTCGCGAGCGTCGACGCCGCGTTGGGCCACACCCGACCGACCGCGCTCGCGACCGCGTTCTTGCGGGCGTTCCTGCCGGGACCGGTGACGGTCGTCGTCGAGCGGGACCCCGCGGTCCCCGACGCGCTGACCGGCGGCCGAGACCGCGTCGGCGTTCGCGTCCCCGATCACCCGATCGCCCGCGCGCTCCTGGAGGAGACGGGACCGCTGACCGCCACCAGCGCGAACGTCTCCGGATCCGGCAGCGTCACCCGCGTCGCGGACCTCGACGAGCGAGTGCGCGACCGGGCCGCGGCGGTGATCGACGGCGGCGAGACCTCGGGCGCCGAGAGCACGGTCGTCGACCCCGAACGCGGCGAGGTACACCGACGCGGCGCGATGGCCGGCGCGGTCGAGGCGTGGCTCGCGGACCCGCCGGTGTGA
- a CDS encoding DUF5781 family protein codes for MDLRVQGDVPPDPFLGAADLFETEFSLDDPVYVKVRDDPDERTWAGHYADHHVLNVSRRAATSAMARELAVHELSHMARYEEGHASHLQSTEEALYLGLAGETVERRKLAHCYQIANHMKDIYADDITLSVAPADKLVGFLESTLATAVADRPAPDRAGSPPVTAGADPDITAVNAAFALALVERHDLAEPSHRLYDLARAAESDAADVDVDGFKRRFLDLGPDPTESAYRKALVSAARAYAV; via the coding sequence ATGGATCTCCGCGTACAGGGGGACGTTCCCCCCGACCCGTTTCTCGGCGCCGCCGACCTGTTCGAAACCGAGTTCTCGCTCGACGACCCCGTCTACGTCAAGGTCCGGGACGATCCCGACGAGCGGACGTGGGCCGGCCACTACGCCGACCACCACGTCCTCAACGTCTCCCGACGCGCCGCCACGAGCGCGATGGCCCGCGAGCTGGCGGTCCACGAGCTCTCGCACATGGCCCGGTACGAGGAGGGCCACGCCTCACACCTCCAGTCGACCGAGGAGGCGCTCTACCTCGGGCTCGCCGGCGAGACCGTCGAGCGGCGCAAGCTCGCGCACTGTTACCAGATCGCGAATCACATGAAGGACATCTACGCCGACGACATCACGCTCTCGGTCGCGCCCGCCGACAAGCTGGTCGGCTTCCTCGAGTCCACGCTGGCGACGGCCGTCGCGGACCGGCCGGCCCCGGACCGGGCCGGGTCGCCGCCGGTGACCGCCGGGGCCGACCCGGACATCACGGCGGTGAACGCGGCGTTCGCGCTGGCGCTCGTCGAGCGGCACGACCTCGCGGAGCCGAGCCACCGCCTGTACGACCTCGCTCGTGCGGCCGAGAGCGACGCCGCGGACGTCGACGTCGACGGGTTCAAACGGCGGTTCCTGGACCTCGGCCCGGACCCGACGGAGAGCGCCTACCGGAAGGCGCTCGTCTCGGCCGCGCGCGCGTACGCCGTGTGA
- a CDS encoding HAH_0734 family protein, whose product MQHLIVRGDPGIRRDAIIEYEGEELVCFGISTQGGWHGPDEPQLWCTVGTPDEREAYEKREYVPHWLDVDTVDAEALDVIKATGDLSV is encoded by the coding sequence ATGCAACACCTCATCGTCCGCGGTGACCCCGGCATCCGTCGGGACGCGATCATCGAGTACGAGGGCGAGGAGCTGGTCTGTTTCGGGATCAGCACGCAGGGCGGGTGGCACGGCCCCGACGAGCCGCAGCTCTGGTGTACCGTCGGCACCCCCGACGAGCGCGAGGCCTACGAGAAACGCGAGTACGTCCCCCACTGGCTCGACGTCGACACCGTCGACGCCGAGGCGCTCGACGTGATCAAGGCGACGGGCGACCTCTCGGTGTAG
- a CDS encoding ribbon-helix-helix domain-containing protein, translating into MPKISVEIPGELLADLDEHVGDDGKFVNRSDAVRASIRKTLDTLDEIDARHGRLTDEDGSDE; encoded by the coding sequence ATGCCCAAGATAAGCGTCGAGATCCCCGGCGAGCTGTTGGCGGACCTCGACGAACACGTCGGCGACGACGGGAAGTTCGTGAACCGCAGCGACGCGGTCCGGGCGTCGATCCGCAAGACGCTCGACACCCTCGACGAGATAGATGCGCGCCACGGCCGGCTGACCGACGAGGACGGCTCGGATGAGTAG
- a CDS encoding EMC6-like membrane protein codes for MSDESGISGHARSVVVTTICCLAGIAAGVVSAVYVGTDPAAAADTMALVVLGAFVFLQYPVYSVFGVDIADFGIKDNFYVAFMTFTLWFISYTVLLTSTVTF; via the coding sequence ATGAGCGACGAATCGGGGATCTCCGGGCACGCCCGGAGCGTGGTCGTCACCACGATCTGCTGTCTCGCGGGGATCGCCGCGGGCGTGGTGTCGGCCGTCTACGTCGGGACCGATCCCGCCGCCGCCGCCGACACGATGGCGCTCGTGGTGCTCGGCGCGTTCGTGTTCCTCCAGTACCCGGTGTACAGCGTCTTCGGCGTCGACATCGCCGACTTCGGCATCAAGGACAACTTCTACGTGGCGTTCATGACGTTCACGCTGTGGTTCATCAGCTACACGGTGCTTCTCACCTCGACGGTGACGTTCTGA
- a CDS encoding glutaredoxin family protein: MTDPQITLYRLQACPYCERVVRTLDRLGLEYRSRYVEPMHSERNVVKRVSGARSVPAIVDRNTGVTMSESANIVEYLEGTYEGAGAAGGA; this comes from the coding sequence ATGACGGACCCACAGATCACCCTGTACCGACTACAGGCGTGTCCGTACTGCGAGCGGGTCGTGCGAACGCTCGACCGCCTCGGCCTCGAGTACCGGTCGCGGTACGTCGAGCCGATGCACTCCGAGCGGAACGTCGTCAAGCGCGTCTCCGGCGCGCGGAGCGTTCCCGCGATCGTCGACCGGAACACGGGCGTGACCATGTCCGAGAGCGCCAACATCGTGGAGTACCTCGAGGGCACCTACGAGGGCGCCGGCGCGGCGGGGGGTGCCTGA